The Streptomyces sp. V4I8 genome includes the window CGGACAGGTTCGTCCGGGCGGCGATCGTGGCGGCGTGTGCAGGGCCCAGTACGCGTTCCAGGTCGGGGAGGAGAGCTTCGAGGACGGTTACCGCTTCGGTGGCATCGCCCGCGTCGCTGAGCCACGAGGCGAGGTTGTTCCGGGCGGCAAGTGTGTTCTCGTGGTCGGCCCCCAACAGGCGTTCCGCGTCGGTGACGAGCTCTGCGTATGCGCTCGCCGCGCCGGCCGCGTCTCCTGCTTCTCCCCGCCGTTGGGCGAGCTCATAGCGGGTGTCGAGGACATCGGGGTGGTTGTGGCCCAGCGCACTCACCTGGTCGGCGAGTTGCTCCTCCAAATCCGTCAGGGTTTGTGCGGCCAGGCCTTCCTGCATTTCGGCGGGAAATCGCTCAGTCACGACGATGTCGGGCACCGTGTCGGGCATCTGCCTCACGAATTCATGGCGCCCGGTGTCGCAGTGACAGTCGGTCACATCATGAAGGAAGGGTGCTTCCGACCTGCGATGATTCAGCTTCTCTAGGACTGGATCACGTGCAGGGGAGGCACCCTTCCGGTGTCGAAGCGTACAGAGTGGGCCGATGATCTGTCGCTGTCCGCAAGCGGGAAGAAGCTGGTGGGCAAGGCGGGCATCGTGCCGGTGCGGCGTCTGGCGGACAAGGTCGGGCTGACCGACGCGCTCGGGGCTGCCCTGGTGCGGCGGGGCTTCCGTCCCGTCCATGATCGGGGAACGGTCCTGGTCTCGGCGGCCTGCGCGGTCCTGCTGGGCGCGCGGTCGATGGCCGGGATCGATGTGATGCGCCAGACCTCGCTGGTCCTGGGCAGCCCGGCCTCGGCGTCCACGCTGTGGCGGACCCTGGAGGCGATCGGACCGGTCCAGCTGACGAAGATCGCCTCCGCACGGGCCCGGACCCGTATCCACGTCCACCAGCAGCTCGACCTGCGCCCGGGCGGCTTTCCCTGGATCAAGGTCAACGGGCGGGAGCTGACCGGTGTCACGGTGCTGGACCTGGACGCCTCAGTCGTCCCGGCGCATTCCGGCAAGGAGGGAGCCGAGCCCAACTTCAAGGGATATGGCCACCACCCGCTGTTGATGTTCTGCGACAACACCGAAGAACTCCTGGTCAACCGGCTGCGGCCGGGATCGGCGGGATCCAACACCGCCGATGACCACATCTCGGTGAGTATCGAGGGCCTGCGTCAGCTGCCCACCCGCCGTCGGCGCCGGGTCCTGTTCCGCACCGACGGCGCCGGAGCCACGATGGAGTTCCTCACCTGGATCACCTCCGGCGGCGGCAACGCGGCCAACCGCTGGGAGTACTCCGTCGGCCACACCCGCGACGACGACTTCTGGAAGGCCCTGGCCAAGGTCCCGGCCACCGCGTGGACGCCGGCCCTGGACCACAAGGGCCAGCCGCGCAAGGACGCCGACCTCGTCGAGATCACCGACATGCTCGACCTGACCGGCTGGCCGGAAGGGATGCGGGTGATCGTTCGCCGCGAACCCATCCACCCCAAGTACGAGCGCGAGCTCAAGCCGTACGAGAAGAAGACCGACTACCGCTACCAGGCCATCGCCACCAACACCACCGGCGGGCAACTGCAGTTCCTCGACGCCCGAGCCCGCTCCCACACCCACGTCGAGGCCGGCATCCGACGCGGCAAGGCCCTCTCCCTCAACCTGATGCCCTCCCGCTACTTCAAGGTCAACCAAGCCTGGTGCACCCTCCT containing:
- a CDS encoding IS1380 family transposase; the protein is MSKRTEWADDLSLSASGKKLVGKAGIVPVRRLADKVGLTDALGAALVRRGFRPVHDRGTVLVSAACAVLLGARSMAGIDVMRQTSLVLGSPASASTLWRTLEAIGPVQLTKIASARARTRIHVHQQLDLRPGGFPWIKVNGRELTGVTVLDLDASVVPAHSGKEGAEPNFKGYGHHPLLMFCDNTEELLVNRLRPGSAGSNTADDHISVSIEGLRQLPTRRRRRVLFRTDGAGATMEFLTWITSGGGNAANRWEYSVGHTRDDDFWKALAKVPATAWTPALDHKGQPRKDADLVEITDMLDLTGWPEGMRVIVRREPIHPKYERELKPYEKKTDYRYQAIATNTTGGQLQFLDARARSHTHVEAGIRRGKALSLNLMPSRYFKVNQAWCTLLALATDLARWFQLLATEGKLARAEPATLRTRLLDVPAKLADHARRRELKFDPAWPASTDIVDAWGAVQALPAPG